One stretch of Priestia megaterium DNA includes these proteins:
- a CDS encoding glutamate-5-semialdehyde dehydrogenase produces the protein MTELQIKGRQAKQASYILANISSKCKQDALFKMADYLLKYKQDILKANQIDLNNALENGTSKIMLDRLLLNENRIEEMANGLRQVATLPDPIGEIQNMSVRPNGLQIGQQSVPLGVIGIIYEARPNVTCDAAGLCLKSGNAAILRGGSEAIYSNIAIVNILSKAISDANLPSGALQLIEDTRRETAISLMQLNEYVDVLIPRGGSGLIQNVVKNATVPVIETGTGNCHIYVDESCNIEMAKSIIINAKTSRPSACNAVEKVLIHKNIAEKFLPIISQALIEENVEIRGDERVAEICPNIKLATEEDWKQEYLDYILAIKVVEDIDEAISHINNYSSSHSEAIITNDYNHAQHFLKLVNSSAVYVNASTRFTDGEEFGFGAEIGISTQKIHARGPMGLKELTTTKYIIYGNGQTR, from the coding sequence ATGACTGAATTACAGATAAAAGGAAGACAAGCAAAACAAGCATCCTACATCCTAGCAAATATAAGTAGTAAATGTAAACAAGATGCTCTATTTAAAATGGCTGATTATTTACTTAAATATAAGCAAGATATCTTAAAGGCAAATCAAATAGATTTAAACAATGCTTTGGAGAATGGAACATCAAAAATAATGTTAGATCGTCTATTGTTAAATGAAAATCGTATTGAAGAAATGGCAAACGGTTTACGACAAGTGGCTACTTTACCAGATCCTATTGGTGAAATACAGAATATGTCTGTACGTCCAAATGGTTTACAAATTGGACAGCAAAGTGTGCCATTAGGAGTTATAGGAATCATTTATGAAGCTCGTCCAAATGTAACTTGTGATGCAGCCGGATTATGTTTAAAATCTGGTAATGCAGCTATATTACGAGGTGGAAGTGAAGCAATATACTCTAATATAGCTATTGTAAATATATTATCAAAAGCTATTTCTGATGCAAATTTACCGTCAGGCGCTCTTCAACTAATTGAAGATACTCGACGTGAAACCGCAATATCATTAATGCAACTTAATGAATATGTAGATGTGCTTATTCCTCGTGGAGGTTCAGGGTTAATTCAGAACGTCGTGAAGAATGCAACAGTACCAGTAATCGAAACTGGTACTGGTAACTGTCACATTTATGTAGATGAATCTTGTAATATCGAAATGGCGAAATCCATTATTATTAATGCAAAAACATCTCGTCCTTCTGCATGCAATGCAGTTGAAAAAGTGCTTATACATAAAAATATAGCTGAGAAATTCTTACCAATCATCTCTCAAGCATTAATTGAAGAAAATGTTGAGATACGTGGAGATGAAAGGGTTGCTGAAATCTGTCCAAATATAAAATTGGCAACGGAAGAGGACTGGAAACAAGAATACTTAGACTACATCTTAGCTATTAAAGTGGTAGAAGATATTGATGAAGCTATTTCACATATTAATAACTATAGCTCAAGCCATTCAGAAGCGATTATCACAAACGATTATAATCATGCTCAACACTTTCTAAAACTTGTGAATTCATCAGCTGTGTATGTTAATGCATCGACTCGTTTTACTGATGGAGAAGAGTTCGGGTTTGGAGCTGAGATTGGTATTAGTACTCAAAAAATACATGCTAGGGGCCCAATGGGATTGAAGGAATTAACAACTACGAAATACATTATTTACGGAAACGGGCAAACTCGGTAA